The following are encoded in a window of Paludisphaera rhizosphaerae genomic DNA:
- a CDS encoding histone deacetylase family protein — translation MSVALYVDRRMTEHKPPAGHPEKPERLETILRHLKRTGLLDACPAGTVREATDDELRRVHSAGYLASLVDVDARGGGCIEADTWMSRGSLTAARLAAGAAIEAVGDVLSGKHPRAMALVRPPGHHAIPSGAMGFCLFSNVAVAAREAIARHAVNRVLIVDFDVHHGNGTQDVFYESAEVAFLSVHRFPFYPGTGRKDETGTGPGLGLTTNIPLPFGTAPADLRAAFRAGLHALADRHRPELVIISAGFDAMAEDPVGGLGLDFADFDILTRDVVDVAETHAKGRIVSVLEGGYNPSLLAGCVETHLKALGAGPA, via the coding sequence ATGTCCGTCGCCCTGTACGTCGACCGCCGGATGACCGAGCACAAGCCCCCGGCGGGCCATCCGGAGAAGCCCGAGCGGCTGGAGACGATCCTCCGCCACCTGAAACGGACGGGCCTGCTCGACGCCTGCCCCGCCGGGACCGTCCGCGAGGCGACCGACGATGAGCTGAGGCGCGTTCACTCAGCCGGCTACCTGGCCTCGCTGGTGGACGTCGACGCTCGCGGCGGCGGCTGCATCGAGGCCGACACCTGGATGTCCCGCGGTTCGCTCACGGCCGCCCGGCTCGCGGCCGGTGCGGCGATCGAGGCCGTCGGCGACGTCCTCTCCGGCAAGCATCCCCGAGCCATGGCGCTCGTCCGGCCGCCAGGGCATCACGCGATCCCCTCGGGGGCGATGGGCTTCTGTCTCTTCTCGAACGTGGCCGTCGCCGCCCGCGAGGCCATCGCCAGGCACGCCGTGAACCGGGTGCTGATCGTGGATTTCGACGTCCACCACGGCAACGGGACCCAGGACGTCTTCTACGAGTCGGCCGAGGTCGCCTTCCTCTCGGTGCATCGATTCCCGTTCTATCCGGGAACGGGCCGCAAGGACGAGACGGGAACCGGCCCGGGGCTAGGTCTCACGACCAACATCCCCCTCCCCTTTGGCACCGCGCCCGCCGACCTCCGCGCTGCGTTTCGGGCCGGGCTCCACGCCCTGGCCGATCGCCACCGCCCGGAGCTGGTGATCATCTCCGCCGGGTTCGACGCCATGGCCGAGGACCCGGTCGGCGGCCTGGGCCTCGACTTCGCGGACTTCGACATCCTCACGCGCGACGTCGTCGACGTCGCCGAAACCCACGCCAAGGGGCGGATCGTCAGCGTTCTGGAGGGCGGTTACAACCCATCCCTGCTGGCCGGCTGCGTCGAGACGCACTTGAAGGCCCTGGGAGCGGGGCCGGCTTGA